In the Oncorhynchus keta strain PuntledgeMale-10-30-2019 chromosome 14, Oket_V2, whole genome shotgun sequence genome, one interval contains:
- the pigb gene encoding GPI mannosyltransferase 3 isoform X2, which yields MCPVWCSSYHISSSRLSKCQTAVDDKSVLGVTVFTVAFRLINCFLVQTSFVPDEYWQSLEIAHLMVFDYGYLTWEWTAGIRGFSYPLFFAAIYKILHFFTYDAVQLLVWLPRVVQALLSALADIKLYCLIQSLEHSDVAKWTYLCQLCSWFTWYCCTRTLTNTMETTLTTLALYYYPLPGSKTHSSTKYLILVALAVIVRPTALIVWLPLLVYHFWQEDNKLKLITHLCLPIGALTLGISTLIDCIFYGKWTLVQYNFLKFNVFHNVAEFYGSHPWHWYFTQGFVVVIGPHLPFFLYGCTLASKRYRIMLITIVWTVMVYSCLAHKEFRFIYPVLPFCMVFCGIALVNLRTWRRPAACALLVSNLVPALYTGLLHQRGTLDVMGHLQTLCDDRDPSTPPLPEVLFLMPCHSTPFYSHIHCPMKMRFLECPPDLTGDKRYVDEAERFFADPHHWLRTSFPYKSMLPTHLVFFDVLEMELSAFLDRNRFMRSREIFHTHVPEGRVGKSVLVYQRH from the exons ATGTGCCCTGTTTGGTGTAGCAGCTATCATATTTCTAGCAGCagactgagcaaatgtcaaactGCTGTTGATGATAAAA GTGTATTGGGGGTCACTGTCTTCACTGTGGCATTTCGTCTCATCAACTGCTTCCTAGTCCAGACCAGCTTTGTCCCAGATGAATACTGGCAGTCCCTCGAAATCGCTCATCTTATGGTTTTTGA CTATGGCTATTTGACGTGGGAGTGGACAGCAGGTATAAGAGGGTTCTCCTACCCTCTCTTCTTTGCAGCTATATATAAGATTTTGCACTTCTTCACCTATGATGCAGTTCAACTCTTG GTATGGCTACCTCGAGTTGTGCAGGCACTGCTTTCTGCACTGGCTGATATTAAACTCTACTGTCTTATCCAATCACTGGAGCATTCTGACGTTGCCAAATGGACG TACCTCTGCCAGCTCTGTTCTTGGTTCACATGGTACTGCTGCACCAGGACCCTGACCAACACCATGGAGACCACACTCACAACTCTGGCTCTCTATTACTATCCTCTGCCTGGCTCTAAAACACACAGCAG TACAAAATATTTGATCCTGGTTGCCTTGGCAGTCATTGTTCGTCCAACAGCCTTGATTGTGTGGCTTCCTCTGTTGGTTTACCACTTCTGGCAGGAAGATAACAAGCTGAAACTCATAACTCACCTTTGCCTTCCCATTGG GGCTTTAACTCTTGGGATTTCGACACTGATTGACTGCATTTTCTATGGAAAG TGGACCCTGGTGCAGTACAACTTCCTTAAGTTTAATGTTTTTCACAACGTGGCTGAGTTCTATGGCTCTCATCCATGGCACTGGTACTTTACTCAGGGTTTTGTGGTCGTCATTGGCCCTCATCTTCCTTTCTTCCTGTATGGATGCACACTGGCTTCAAAAAGATACAGAATCATGTTAATAACAATAGTCTGGACAGTAATGGTTTACAG TTGTCTTGCGCACAAGGAGTTCAGATTCATCTACCCTGTTTTGCCTTTCTGCATGGTATTTTGTG GGATAGCTTTGGTGAATCTGAGAACCTGGAGACGGCCTGCCGCATGTGCCTTATTGGTCTCCAACCTAGTCCCAGCCCTGTACACAGGTCTGCTTCACCAGCGAGGCACACTGGATGTTATGGGTCACCTCCAGACCCTGTGTGACGACAGAGATCCTTCAACACCTCCACTGCCTGAAGTCCTCTTTCTAATGCCCTGTCACTCTACACCTTTCTACAG TCACATCCACTGTCCAATGAAGATGCGTTTCCTAGAATGTCCACCAGATCTCACAGGAGACAAACGCTATGTCGATGAAGCTGAGAGATTCTTCGCCGATCCTCATCATTGGTTGAGGACCTCATTTCCTTATAAGTCAATGCTGCCAACTCACCTGGTGTTCTTTGATGTTTTGGAGATG GAGCTTTCTGCATTCTTGGACAGGAATAGATTTATGAGAAGTAGAGAAATATTCCACACTCACGTTCCTGAAGGCAGAGTTGGAAAAAGCGTCCTAGTTTATCAAAGGCACTGA
- the pigb gene encoding GPI mannosyltransferase 3 isoform X1: MEKIRARLNIGSKAEPVKLRKRKSQLYSKEETCPLDNGVLGVTVFTVAFRLINCFLVQTSFVPDEYWQSLEIAHLMVFDYGYLTWEWTAGIRGFSYPLFFAAIYKILHFFTYDAVQLLVWLPRVVQALLSALADIKLYCLIQSLEHSDVAKWTYLCQLCSWFTWYCCTRTLTNTMETTLTTLALYYYPLPGSKTHSSTKYLILVALAVIVRPTALIVWLPLLVYHFWQEDNKLKLITHLCLPIGALTLGISTLIDCIFYGKWTLVQYNFLKFNVFHNVAEFYGSHPWHWYFTQGFVVVIGPHLPFFLYGCTLASKRYRIMLITIVWTVMVYSCLAHKEFRFIYPVLPFCMVFCGIALVNLRTWRRPAACALLVSNLVPALYTGLLHQRGTLDVMGHLQTLCDDRDPSTPPLPEVLFLMPCHSTPFYSHIHCPMKMRFLECPPDLTGDKRYVDEAERFFADPHHWLRTSFPYKSMLPTHLVFFDVLEMELSAFLDRNRFMRSREIFHTHVPEGRVGKSVLVYQRH; encoded by the exons ATGGAAAAGATTCGTGCACGCTTAAATATCGGAAGCAAAGCAGAGCCTGTTAAACTGAGGAAACGAAAATCCCAACTATATAGTAAAGAAGAAACATGTCCTCTTGATAATG GTGTATTGGGGGTCACTGTCTTCACTGTGGCATTTCGTCTCATCAACTGCTTCCTAGTCCAGACCAGCTTTGTCCCAGATGAATACTGGCAGTCCCTCGAAATCGCTCATCTTATGGTTTTTGA CTATGGCTATTTGACGTGGGAGTGGACAGCAGGTATAAGAGGGTTCTCCTACCCTCTCTTCTTTGCAGCTATATATAAGATTTTGCACTTCTTCACCTATGATGCAGTTCAACTCTTG GTATGGCTACCTCGAGTTGTGCAGGCACTGCTTTCTGCACTGGCTGATATTAAACTCTACTGTCTTATCCAATCACTGGAGCATTCTGACGTTGCCAAATGGACG TACCTCTGCCAGCTCTGTTCTTGGTTCACATGGTACTGCTGCACCAGGACCCTGACCAACACCATGGAGACCACACTCACAACTCTGGCTCTCTATTACTATCCTCTGCCTGGCTCTAAAACACACAGCAG TACAAAATATTTGATCCTGGTTGCCTTGGCAGTCATTGTTCGTCCAACAGCCTTGATTGTGTGGCTTCCTCTGTTGGTTTACCACTTCTGGCAGGAAGATAACAAGCTGAAACTCATAACTCACCTTTGCCTTCCCATTGG GGCTTTAACTCTTGGGATTTCGACACTGATTGACTGCATTTTCTATGGAAAG TGGACCCTGGTGCAGTACAACTTCCTTAAGTTTAATGTTTTTCACAACGTGGCTGAGTTCTATGGCTCTCATCCATGGCACTGGTACTTTACTCAGGGTTTTGTGGTCGTCATTGGCCCTCATCTTCCTTTCTTCCTGTATGGATGCACACTGGCTTCAAAAAGATACAGAATCATGTTAATAACAATAGTCTGGACAGTAATGGTTTACAG TTGTCTTGCGCACAAGGAGTTCAGATTCATCTACCCTGTTTTGCCTTTCTGCATGGTATTTTGTG GGATAGCTTTGGTGAATCTGAGAACCTGGAGACGGCCTGCCGCATGTGCCTTATTGGTCTCCAACCTAGTCCCAGCCCTGTACACAGGTCTGCTTCACCAGCGAGGCACACTGGATGTTATGGGTCACCTCCAGACCCTGTGTGACGACAGAGATCCTTCAACACCTCCACTGCCTGAAGTCCTCTTTCTAATGCCCTGTCACTCTACACCTTTCTACAG TCACATCCACTGTCCAATGAAGATGCGTTTCCTAGAATGTCCACCAGATCTCACAGGAGACAAACGCTATGTCGATGAAGCTGAGAGATTCTTCGCCGATCCTCATCATTGGTTGAGGACCTCATTTCCTTATAAGTCAATGCTGCCAACTCACCTGGTGTTCTTTGATGTTTTGGAGATG GAGCTTTCTGCATTCTTGGACAGGAATAGATTTATGAGAAGTAGAGAAATATTCCACACTCACGTTCCTGAAGGCAGAGTTGGAAAAAGCGTCCTAGTTTATCAAAGGCACTGA
- the pigb gene encoding GPI mannosyltransferase 3 isoform X3 translates to MVFDYGYLTWEWTAGIRGFSYPLFFAAIYKILHFFTYDAVQLLVWLPRVVQALLSALADIKLYCLIQSLEHSDVAKWTYLCQLCSWFTWYCCTRTLTNTMETTLTTLALYYYPLPGSKTHSSTKYLILVALAVIVRPTALIVWLPLLVYHFWQEDNKLKLITHLCLPIGALTLGISTLIDCIFYGKWTLVQYNFLKFNVFHNVAEFYGSHPWHWYFTQGFVVVIGPHLPFFLYGCTLASKRYRIMLITIVWTVMVYSCLAHKEFRFIYPVLPFCMVFCGIALVNLRTWRRPAACALLVSNLVPALYTGLLHQRGTLDVMGHLQTLCDDRDPSTPPLPEVLFLMPCHSTPFYSHIHCPMKMRFLECPPDLTGDKRYVDEAERFFADPHHWLRTSFPYKSMLPTHLVFFDVLEMELSAFLDRNRFMRSREIFHTHVPEGRVGKSVLVYQRH, encoded by the exons ATGGTTTTTGA CTATGGCTATTTGACGTGGGAGTGGACAGCAGGTATAAGAGGGTTCTCCTACCCTCTCTTCTTTGCAGCTATATATAAGATTTTGCACTTCTTCACCTATGATGCAGTTCAACTCTTG GTATGGCTACCTCGAGTTGTGCAGGCACTGCTTTCTGCACTGGCTGATATTAAACTCTACTGTCTTATCCAATCACTGGAGCATTCTGACGTTGCCAAATGGACG TACCTCTGCCAGCTCTGTTCTTGGTTCACATGGTACTGCTGCACCAGGACCCTGACCAACACCATGGAGACCACACTCACAACTCTGGCTCTCTATTACTATCCTCTGCCTGGCTCTAAAACACACAGCAG TACAAAATATTTGATCCTGGTTGCCTTGGCAGTCATTGTTCGTCCAACAGCCTTGATTGTGTGGCTTCCTCTGTTGGTTTACCACTTCTGGCAGGAAGATAACAAGCTGAAACTCATAACTCACCTTTGCCTTCCCATTGG GGCTTTAACTCTTGGGATTTCGACACTGATTGACTGCATTTTCTATGGAAAG TGGACCCTGGTGCAGTACAACTTCCTTAAGTTTAATGTTTTTCACAACGTGGCTGAGTTCTATGGCTCTCATCCATGGCACTGGTACTTTACTCAGGGTTTTGTGGTCGTCATTGGCCCTCATCTTCCTTTCTTCCTGTATGGATGCACACTGGCTTCAAAAAGATACAGAATCATGTTAATAACAATAGTCTGGACAGTAATGGTTTACAG TTGTCTTGCGCACAAGGAGTTCAGATTCATCTACCCTGTTTTGCCTTTCTGCATGGTATTTTGTG GGATAGCTTTGGTGAATCTGAGAACCTGGAGACGGCCTGCCGCATGTGCCTTATTGGTCTCCAACCTAGTCCCAGCCCTGTACACAGGTCTGCTTCACCAGCGAGGCACACTGGATGTTATGGGTCACCTCCAGACCCTGTGTGACGACAGAGATCCTTCAACACCTCCACTGCCTGAAGTCCTCTTTCTAATGCCCTGTCACTCTACACCTTTCTACAG TCACATCCACTGTCCAATGAAGATGCGTTTCCTAGAATGTCCACCAGATCTCACAGGAGACAAACGCTATGTCGATGAAGCTGAGAGATTCTTCGCCGATCCTCATCATTGGTTGAGGACCTCATTTCCTTATAAGTCAATGCTGCCAACTCACCTGGTGTTCTTTGATGTTTTGGAGATG GAGCTTTCTGCATTCTTGGACAGGAATAGATTTATGAGAAGTAGAGAAATATTCCACACTCACGTTCCTGAAGGCAGAGTTGGAAAAAGCGTCCTAGTTTATCAAAGGCACTGA
- the LOC118393889 gene encoding ras-related protein Rab-27A-like, producing the protein MSDGDYDYLIKFLALGDSGVGKTSFLYQYTDKKFNSKFITTVGIDFREKRVVYKSNGPEGAAGRGQRIHVQLWDTAGQERFRSLTTAFFRDAMGFLLLFDLTNEQSFLNVRNWMSQLQMHAYCENPDVVLCGNKCDLQEQRVVREDEARELAEKYGIPYFETSAANGQFVSQAVDVLLDLIMKRMERCVDKSWIPDGTVRSNGHSGHTDITEPKTQEKGKCAC; encoded by the exons ATGTCTGATGGGGACTATGATTACCTCATCAAATTCCTAGCCCTTGGTGATTCTGGAGTGGGGAAAACCAGCTTTCTGTACCAGTACACAGACAAAAAGTTTAACTCCAAATTCATCACTACAGTGGGCATTGATTTCAGAGAAAAACGAGTG gtATACAAATCAAATGGTCCAGAAGGGGCAGCAGGCAGAGGACAGAGGATTCATGTTCAGCTGTGGGACACGGCAGGGCAGGAGAG GTTTCGGAGTTTGACAACAGCTTTCTTCCGAGATGCGATgggcttcctcctcctctttgacctcaccaaTGAGCAGAGTTTCCTTAATGTCAGAAATTGGATGA GTCAATTACAGATGCATGCTTACTGCGAGAATCCAGATGTTGTTCTCTGTGGCAACAAGTGTGACCTGCAGGAGCAGAGGGTAGTCCGTGAAGATGAGGCCCGTGAGTTGGCAGAGAAGTATGG AATCCCTTACTTTGAGACAAGTGCAGCTAACGGGCAGTTTGTTAGCCAGGCTGTGGATGTCCTGCTGGACCTCATCATGAAGAGGATGGAGCGCTGTGTGGACAAGTCCTGGATCCCTGATGGAACCGTGCGATCCAACGGACACAGTGGTCACACAGACATCACAGAGCCCAAGACCCAGGAGAAGGGCAAATGTGCTTGTTAG
- the LOC118393890 gene encoding probable ribosome biogenesis protein RLP24, protein MRIEKCYFCSGPVYPGHGTMFVRNDCKTFRFCKSKCLKNFKKKRNPRKTRWTKAFRKASGKELTVDNCLEFEKRRNVAVKYQRELWSKTVEAMRKVEGIKRKRQAQFIFNRLKKGKQLEKEEAISEVKKNIHLIKAPHAGKAKVMEEKMVQKLQDVEMGDD, encoded by the exons ATGCGAATTGAAAAATGTTACTTTTGTTCGGGACCTGTGTATCCCGGGCACGGTACGATGTTTGTGCGGAACGATTGCAag ACGTTCAGGTTTTGTAAATCAAAATGCCTCAAAAACTTCAAGAAGAAGCGTAACCCAAGAAAGACCAGATGGACCAAGGCTTTCAGGAAAGCATCTGGCAAGGAATTGACAGTG GATAACTGCTTGGAGTTCGAGAAGCGCAGAAATGTGGCCGTCAAGTACCAGAGGGAATTGTGGAGCAAGACAG TGGAGGCAATGAGGAAGGTGGAAGGAATAAAACGGAAACGACAGGCCCAGTTCATCTTCAACAG ACTGAAGAAGGGCAAGCAGTTGGAAAAGGAGGAAGCCATCAGTGAAGTGAAGAAGAACATTCACCTCATCAAAGCCCCACATGCAG GCAAAGCCAAGGTTATGGAGGAGAAGATGGTGCAGAAGTTACAAGATGTGGAAATGGGTGACGATTAG